DNA from Ignavibacteriales bacterium:
CATCGGGCAGCCACGTATGCAATGGCCACAGTGGTACTTTAATAGCAAAACTCAATCCGAACGCCGCAAACATCCACATCTGCAGGTCGACGGGGAGCATCGGTGCAATACGATAGAGATCAAGCAAGTTGGTTGTGAATTGTCCGCCCGGAACAGTCGATGCAAAATACGCCAGTGAAATAATTGCGACAAGCATCAATAGACTGCCGAATAATGTATAGAGAAAGAATTTTACTGCTGCGTAAATGCGGTTTTGTCCGCCCCAAATTCCGATGATAAAGTACATCGGAATAAGCATTGCTTCCCAGAAAATGTAGAAGAGGAACAAATCGAGCGATGCAAAGACGCCGATCATTCCAACTTCCAGCAACAGCACCATCGCTGTATAATTTCTAATCTGTTTCTGAATAGCATTCCACGTTCCCAAGAGCGCCAGCGGTGTCAGAAATGTCGTCAGCAGAATCAGCAGCAACGACATCCCATCAATGCCAACGTGATAGCTGATATTCAAACTGCTTATCCAGACAGCTTTTTGCTGAAATTGAAATCCCAAAACGGCTGCATCAAATCCGAAATAAAGAACGAGCGAGACAATAAAAGTCAGCGCTGTCCCTCCAAATCCAATCAGCTTAATACCACGGTCGTTCTCTTCCGGAAGAAAAAGAACGATGACAGCAAAGAAGAGCGGAAGAAATATTATCGCCGTCAAGATGAATTCAGAAATCATCGTATCAATTCCATTTTTATGTTACCTCAACAACAGCCACGTGATCACAAAAAGGATACCGCCAATGAACACTACTGCATACGACTGCGCCACACCTGTTTGAATTTTCCGAAGTATTTGACCGACACCGTTGATAATTTTCGCTGAACCATTGACCGATCCATCAATCATGGTAACGTCCATCGCCTTCCAGAGTATATCGTTTGATATTTTCACCGTGGGATCAACAATCACTGCATCATATATTTCATCGACGTAATATTTGTTGAGCAGTGTGCGATAGATTCGAGGATACCGTTTCGCAAGAGATACAGCGAGTTCTTCACGCTGGAGATATATCCAACGCGCAACATAAATACAGGAGGCGGCAATGGCAACTGAAACAAACATCAGCAGGTATTCCATGATTCCACCGGCATGTTCACCAGCAAGTAATTTATATTGCGCTGGAGAGAAGACAGGTTCAAGCCAGTTCTCGATAGCGCTTACGTGCGGGATACCGACGAATCCTCCGATGATCGACAGCACAGCAAGAATAATGAGCGGTACGGTCATTGTTTTTGGTGCTTCATGAGGATGTACATGATGATGATCTCCGCCAGAGGCGGATCCGCCTTTGGTGGAGAATCGCTCTTTTCCTTCAAATGTAAGTGTCACCAGTCGGAACATATAGAACGCCGTCATTGCCGCTCCAAAAACTCCAAGCAGCCAAAGTATCCATGATCCTTGTTCACTGCTAAACGCTCTCCAGAGAATTTCATCTTTACTAAAAAATCCAGCGAAAGGCGGAATGCCCGCAATTGCAATCGCGCCAATAAGAAATGTTTTATATGTGACAGGTAAGTATTTTTTCAATCCGCCCATCTTTTGAATATCCTGCTCATCGTGCATCGCGTGTATGACAGCGCCGGATCCAAGGAAGAGAAGTGCTTTGAAAAACGCGTGCGTCATCAGATGAAAGATGCCGGCGCTGAATGCCGCCACACCCATTGCAAGAAACATGTACCCAAGCTGGCTGATTGTGGAATACGCAAGCACCTTCTTGATATCATTCTGCACCAATCCAATAGTCGCTGCGAATACAGCCGTCACTGCACCAACAATTGCTATAAACTCCATGGTCACCGGAGCGAGTGCAAAAAGAATTGAACAGCGTGCGACCATATATACACCGGCCGTTACCATTGTTGCGGCATGGATCAATGCACTTACCGGCGTAGGACCGGCCATTGCATCAGGCAGCCAAACATATAATGGAATCTGCGCCGATTTGCCCATCGCACCAACGAAAAGCAAGAGTGTAATCCATAAAGCAGTCGTATTCCCCACCGACAACAGTGATGCCGAGTTAAATACAGCGTTAAAGTTCAGACTGCCAAACGTGGAATATATCAACAGCATGCCAAGAATAAATCCAAAGTCGCCGATACGATTGACGATAAAGGCCTTTTTTGCAGCGTCGCCTGTGAATTTCTTTTCGTACCAAAATCCTATGAGCAAATAGGAACAAAGCCCAACGCCTTCCCAGCCGAGAAACATGAGCAGGAAATTATCAGCAAGAACAAGAGTGAGCATTGCAAAGATAAAAAGGTTCAGATAGGCAAAGAAGCGCCAAAATCCGGCGTCGTCATGCATATAACCAATGGAATAAATATGAATTAAAAATCCAACTCCGGTTACAATAAGCGTCATTAAAATCGATAACTGGTCAATTTGATAGGCAACGTTGACGGTGAGCGAGCTTGATGAACCAGTGAACGTTGAGAGCCACGTGAATAATTCCACCGACTGCTTTCGCTGCTCCGGTTCAACGCCCAACATCTGTACGAAAAGTATTAAAGCAAATAAGAAGGAAAATCCTACTGTACCACAGCCGATCGCTCCAACGAGTTTTTCATTCTTCATCCGCGAACCGAAAATTCCGAGAACGAGGAATCCTATAAAAGGAAAGACAATAATTAATGGCGCGTATGAGAACATTTTTCTAGAGTCTAATATTTAGAATTTAGGTATGAGGGATTTCTTCCCTTCTACCTTCTACCTTCTACCTTTTTTTTCGAATTACCACTTCATAATATTAATTTCATCTAAATTGATTGTTTGTTTGCGTCGGAAGAGGGCAATAACTATTGCAAGGCCAACCGCCGCTTCCGCCGCCGCTACCGTCATCACAAAGAACACGAGCACTTGACCGGTCGCATCTCCGAAGAACGCTGAAAAAGCAACAAGTGTGAGATTGACGGAATTCAACATGAGCTCGATGGACAGGAATACAATAATTGCATTGCGTCGTGTCACCACACCCATTGCGCCAATAATGAACATCACTGCGCTGAGAATCAAGTATGAATTTAATGGAACCATACTCAATGAAAAATGTTTTAATGTAAAATTAAAAATACTAAACTAATTGAGTTTCTTCTTTGCAAGAACAATTGCACCGACAATCGCCGCTGTAAGCAAAAGCGATGTCACTTCGAATGGAAACAGGAAGCGTGTGAACAGCACACGTCCGACTGCCTCCACCGTCCCGATATTTGTCGCTCGCTCCATTTCGATGGATGGCGTTCCGGTTTGCATCATAAATATATAAATCAACTCCATGAGTACACCGAAGCTGAAGCCGCCAGCAGCGACTTTCTTCCATGTGAATCCGTCGCGTAAACGGCGTTCGTCGCCAAGATTGAGCAGCATAATAACGAAGACAAACAATACCATAATAGCGCCTGCATAGACAAGAATTTGAATGACGGCAATGAACTGTGCATGCAGTGTCAGATAAATGCCGGCAAGGCAGAAGAAATTCACTATGAGATATATTGCAGAGATGATTGGATTACGGCGCGTTACAACGAGCATTGCAGAGACGATTCCGCCCGTCGCAAAAATATAAAATAATATTTCTTCGAGTGTCACGTTTTCAATCCATACTAATTAGTTAACACAAAATAGATCATTTCTCACGCACCCAGCGAAGAAGTTCAGGGAGTGTCGGCCTTTTCCCGTAGGACAATACTGCTACTCGGAATATTTTCCCCGCTGCCCACATCATAACAATGGAAGAAATAATAAGAAGTGCAATAGTGCCAATAATTTCCCATGTCGCCGGCATCTGCACGGAAATTCGCAAAACCATCAATGTTGGTGTCAGTAATGGAATAAAAGAGAGCACTTTTATCCAAACCGAATTTGCATTTTGCATGACAGGCATGGCAAGGACCATTGGAAACACAAGCAACAAACTTACATACGTTGTAATTTGCTGCGCTTCCTGCTCGGTCGTCACTGGAGAACCTGCCGCAACGAATATTGCAGAATAGAAAATATATCCCAAGATAAAATAAACAAGTGAAAGCATCAGATTCATAGTTGTGAAGATGTTTGCCCCTGTTTTTAACGATACAGCAAAGCCAATCATCCCCCAAATCAGCATTTGCACAATTCCAAGCCCGCTCAGCCCAAGGATTTTTCCCACCATCAAATCTCTAGCAGAGCAAGATGAAAGGAGCACTTCAATAACACGGTTCGTTTTTTCTTCTACAACACTCCGTATAAGAAGCTGACCCGAAGTCAACACTAAAAACATTAACATCATAATAACAACGTAACCGCTGAAAAATGTTTCGAGAAACCCCGTTTCCTTTTCATCGCCTTTTTCGGAAACTTTAATGGATTTGACATTGATATCCGCTGTAATTTTTTTAATGAGTGCCGGATCCAATCCTTGTTTAAGAATCCGACTTTCGACGATGACTTCTTCTATCGTTCGAGAAAATCGTTCTTGAATTTTAATATTACTTACATTTTCTGATCGATATTCAACTTTGCCGCTATCGAAGATGACCGGAGGAAAATAAAAATAACCTGTTATATCTCCTGTCGTCACCATGCTGTTCGCTGTCATCTTCTTTTTTTCAGTAGCTCCTGGTAAACTTAGATTCCTTATAACATAGTTAGGTTGACCATCCGGTAATTTATATTTTTCGTCAAGTCTCCTAGCAAGCGGGCCAACGATGCTATCGGTTTCATCAATTATTCCAACGACAGTTGCATCTGCATCAGGCCGCGATATAAGCAGCCCCGGTAAAACGCCAAACAGAACCATTATAACCGGCATAACAACAAGCGAGATAATAAACGCTTTCGACTTAACCTTTTCACTAAATTCCCATACTGCAACTTGGAACGCTTTAGATTTCATAACCGTTCCTTCGGAGATGCCTTTGATATGAATTCTTGTTTCACTTTTTTCTTCGTTTGGAAAAACCGAACAGCACTCAAGATTGTCACGGCAGATAAGATTCCAACAGTCATGAGCTGCGGATGTATTTGACTCAAAGCAAACATTGTAAAGGCAAGAGTGAGAATAGCCATTCCAATCAATGAAAACAATGCTTTCCGAACTCGTCCTTCTTTCATCACAAGGGCATCGGTCGATTTTTGCTGTATTTGCGAAACAGGAATTGGTTTCTCGCTTGCTTGTTCAATTTTTTCAGGACCGCCAACAACATTGATAAAAATAGAATTCAGTGAGGGTTCGACAATTTCAAATTTTCTCAACGATAGTTTTCCGTTGAGACTCACAAGCAATTCGCTGCTCTTAGAAATATCGGTAAGCTCAAGTTCAGCATAATTCTGATAGACGTCCGCCCGACGGATGAAACTAAAGCTTTTCAGGAATTCACCATCGCCTTCATATTCAAGATGGATGGAATTCGTTCCGTACTGTTTTTTAATCTCGAAGAGTTCTCCGCTGAGCACCGGTTTCCCTTTATTAATCAAACAAATATTGTCGCACATCTTTTCTACTTGTTCCATTTGATGTGTCGAGAAAACGATGGCGGTATTCTGCTGACGAAGTTCCAGCAAAACATCTTTCAAAAGAACCTGGTTGACGGGATCAAGGCCGGTGAATGGCTCGTCAAGAATCAGCAGTTCCGGACGGTGGAGAATGGAAAGGATGAGTTGAACTTTCTGTTGATTTCCTTTTGAAAGCTCCTCGATTTTCCGGTGACCTTCATTTTTCAATCCGAATCGCTCCAGCCAATAGAACGCCAGCGGCTTGGCTTGCTTAGCAGCTAATCCCTTGAGAGATGCAAAATATAAAATTGTGTTTATGATTTTACTTTTGCGATATAATCCTCGTTCTTCCGGCAAGTAACCGATACTATTCCACATCTCTTGAGTAAACGGCTTGCCGTCAAATCTAATCTCGCCGCTGTCCGGTTGAATGATGTTCAGCACCGTGCGAATGGTGGTTGTCTTGCCGGCTCCATTGGGACCGAGCAAGCCAAACAATTCACCCCGCTTGACTTCGAGCGAAACGCCGTCCACTGCAACAACGTTATCATACTCTTTTCGCAAGTTACTAATTTTCAGCATATTCAATCACCGATACCTAGAACATCATGAACAATGGTAGATGGAATGCATTGTCCGTTTAAGGCGTATTACGATAAATCATGCGCGGGAATGGAATTGTTTCGCGTACATGCTCTAATCCACAAATCCAGCCAACGGTACGTTCTACACCAAGTCCAAACCCAGAATGTGGAACACTGCCGAACCGACGCAAATCGACATACCACTCGAACGCTTCCTGTGGAAGTTTATGTTCCTTGATTCGCGCAAGCAGAACATCTAAATCGTCTTCGCGTTGACTGCCGCCGATAATTTCACCGTATCCTTCCGGCGCAAGTACATCAACGGCAAGAGCGACTTTCAGATTATCCGGATCGCGCTTCATATAAAATGCTTTCACTTCAGACGGGTAGCGATGCACCATCACCGGACGATCAAATTGTTCGGAAACAACGGTTTCATCAGTGCCGCCAAGATCATTTCCCCACTCAAACGGCAATCCTTTATCAAGAAGAATTTTCACTGCTTCATCATACGTAATACGCGGCAGCGGTTTTTTCACATTCTGGAGTTTCGTAATATCACGCTCCAGTGCTTTCAATTCCGGCAAACAATCTTTCAAAACGCTTTGAACAATGTATTCTAAAAAATCTTCCGCCAGATCCATATCATCATTCAAGTCGTTAAAAGCAACTTCCGGCTCCACCATCCAAAATTCTGTTAGGTGGCGGCGCGTTTTTGATTTTTCTGCACGGAATGTTGGACCGAAGCAGTACACTTTCCCCATCGCCATCGCGCTTGCTTCCGCATACAATTGCCCTGACTGCGTGAGGTATGCTTTTCCAAGATCGAAATAGTCGGTATCAAAAAGAGTCGAAGTTCCCTCGCAGGCGGCAGGAGTAAGGATCGGTGAATCGACAAGCGTGAATCCGCGTCCATCAAAGAAATCGCGAATCGCTTTGATGATACGGTGCCGCACACGCATAATTGCATGCTGGCGTGCCGAACGCAACCAGAGATGGCGCCGATCTGCCAGAAACTCGATCCCATGCTCCTTAGGAGTGATGGGATATTCATGAGCAATTTGATAGATCTTTGGAATATCAGTCAAATCCAATTCATATCCTCCGGGAGCGCGGTCTTCTTTTCTTACCTTACCTCGAATTGATAAAGAAGACTCTTGTGTCAACGACTCAAAGAGGTTGATCACTTCATCCGATACCTGCCCTTTCACAATGACAGCTTGAACAATACCTGTCCCATCCCGTAAAAGGAGAAATTTTACTTTTCCACTGGAACGTTTATTATAGACCCATCCATGCAGCTGAACTTCTTCACCCACATGCTGGGCTAATTCGTTAATATAGATTCGGGCCATACAATGCCATTCAAAGTGATAAAAAGTATTTGCAAAATATAGGAAACTAACCGGACTTGTTCAAACGAAATGATGTACTTTAGGTATACGATTCAACTCGGCGAATCTTGATGATCTTCGGTATGTTTATTCGGAAGCTCGACAAATTTTGCGTCTTTTACATCTTTGTAATCTTCCTTTGGCTTTGGTTCATTCTTTTGCTGGAATGTGCCTGGGGATGGATGGGAGCGTCCCTGCAAGGATTGGATAATTTTCTTCAGAAGTGTAAGTGCTACGTAAATAGCAAGTGCTATAAAGAAAAAACGAACAAGTGTAAATATAAATAAACGAATCATACTACTTCTTCACAAGCGGATTATAATATTCCACCGGCGCTTTATTCGGACGGAGTATTTGCGTCAGCAGATCTTCGAAATGTTCCGGGTTATTCACGAAGTCGATATCCGTCGCTTTGACGATAAGCAGCGGTGTAGATTTGTAGCGGAAAAAGAAATAGTTATACGCTTCATTCAGTTCTTTAATATATTCATCCGACATGTTTTTCTCCATCTCTCGCCCGCGTTTCTTAATGTTTGCCAAAAGGCGGTCGTTGCTCGATTGGAGATAAATAACAAGGTCGGGCGGCGGAATCGTTTTCTCAATGGCGACGAGTAGATTCTCGTATAGTTTCAATTCATCATCACGCAATGTCAGGTACGCAAATATTTTATCCTTCTCAAAAATGTAGTCGGATACGATATGTGCATGGAAGAGATCGGCTTGGAATAATTCCTGCTGCTGCCGGTACCGGCTGAGCAGGAAAAATATTTGCGTCTGAAAAGCGTAATGTTCCGGGTCCTTGTAAAAGTTTGGGAGGAAAGGGTTTTCTTCAAATTTTTCCAGCACCAAACGTGCACCCAACTGGTCAGACAACATCCGAGCTAATGTTGTTTTCCCAACGCCAATAACTCCTTCAATTGCAATGTAATGAATTTCGGAGGGAAGCTCTGCCGTCATACTTTTACCTGCAAAGATATTTGTTGATTCGTTTTGCGCACGGCGCTGGTGTTCGAACAACGTTGGAGTAGTTCCTCAACGCTGAGGTGCCGCAAAGGATCTTGGAATTCTGCGGCAATTTCTTTAAGAGGCACAAGAACGAACCGCCGGTTGGAAATTTCCGGATGCGGCACCTGCAATGCTGTCTCATTCAGCATTTCACCGCCATAATACAGCAGGTCAAGGTCAATTTCGCGCGGTCCCCAATGTTCACGAAATGTTCTGCCAACGCGAAGTTCGATTTCTTTCAGTTGACGAACAAGATCATCTGGACGCAGTGTGGAATCCAACTCAGCCACCATATTCAAAAACTTCGGCTGTTCTATTACTCCGACCGGTTCCGTTTCATAAATCGACGAATATTTCTTCACGGTCGTTTGATGCAAATTTTCCAACTCAGATAGCGCTCGATGCAAATATTTTACCCGATCTCCAAGATTCGATCCTAATCCTATAAAAATCCGACTCATCTTTTTCAGTTACCTCCGCGTTTCAGTGAGTTCTACTTCCACGTAATCAATAATACCTTTAACGGGTGCGCTTGGTTTGCGGACTTTTACTGTTACAGAATGCACTCTGGAAAAATTTTTTAGAATACCTCTGCCGACTGCGCTTGCAAGCGACTCAAGCAGTAAATGTTTTTTCTCCAGCACCAGCGTGCGAATACAATCGTAGACACGCTCATAATTGACGGTATCATCAAGGTGATCGCTCTTTGCTCCCCGGGAAAGATCGCAATGCAAATCGACATCCACCTCAAACTTACCGCCAAGGTTTTGCTCGTCTAAAAGCACGCCATGGTACGCATAAAACACCGCATTGTGCAAACGAATAATACCTAAAATTTTTTTTCGTTGTTTTGGCATAGAATGTTCTTTTCAAGGCAGATGAATATAGAGAACCAAAGCCGGAAAGGCAACTTACACCACTTTGAATTTTTCTATCGCGCGGCGCAAACGACGAACGACTGTTTCTTTCCCAAGCAGTTCTATCATTTCAAATAATCCCGGACCTATGGTTCTCCCGGAAAGCGCCAGCCGCGTTGGATGGATAAGTTTCGTCGGCTTGATCTGAAGCTCTTCAGCTAATTGCCGTAATGCTGTTTCGACGGAAGTATGAGAAAATTCCAAAAGCGATTCAAGACGGTCAGCGAGCAATTTTAATTGACCATCTGTCTCTGGTTCCCAATATTTTTTCAGTCCCGCTTCATCGAACAATTCAGGATCACGAAAGAAATATGTGCTCATCTCAATAAAATCCTTCGGAAAGCTCAGCCGCTCTTTCAATAATCCAATGATGTTGAGAAAATAACTATTATCAACATCCGCTAATTGAACAGATTGCATCTGCGGTTTAATGAGTTGAGCAAGTTCTTCATTCGATTTAAGTTTGATATGCTGTTGATTGAGCCAGTTCAATTTTTCGATATTGAACACCGCGCCGGATTTACCTACACGTTCCAATGTAAATTCCTGAATAAGCTGTTCCATAAAGAATATTTCCCGTTCATCCCCTGGATTCCAGCCGAGGAACGCAATAAAATTTACAAGTGCTTCCTTGAGATACCCTTTGGCGCGATAATCTTCTACCGCCACATCTCCTTGCCGCTTGCTGAGTTTGGATTTATCGGGATTCAACAATAAGGGAAGATGTGCAAGTACAGGTATTTCCCATCCGAAATATTGATAGAGCAGAATATGTTTCGGTACACTCGACAGCCACTCTTCACCGCGAATGACGTGTGTAATTCCCATGAGATGATCATCGACAACAACCGCAAGATGATATGTTGGAAATCCATCCGACTTGATGAGTACTTGATCATCTATCATGTTATAAGAAATGGTCACCTTGCCGCGAATAACATCATCAAATGATAATTCACCTTCGAGCGGTATTTTCATGCGGATAACATAGTGCTCGCCAGCAGCAATTCGGCGTTCCGCTTCTTCACGAGACACATTACGGCAATGTCGGTCGTACGAAGTAGAGAGTTTTGCAGCCAATTGTTTCTGACGAACTTCCTGTAGCCGTTCGGATGTGCAGAAGCAATGGTACGCCTTATCCTTGCTGATAAGTTCTTGCGCATACGTGCGGTACAATTCTAACCGTTGAGATTGTACATACGGACCGTAGCCGCCATCGCGATCTGGTCCTTCGTCATATTCAACTCCAGACCATTTCAATGTTTCAATGAGATTTTCAACTGCACCTTCTGCTTTGCGCGATTGATCGGTATCTTCAATGCGAAGAATGAATTTACCGCCAAAATGTTTTGCTAAGAGATAATTATAGAGTGCT
Protein-coding regions in this window:
- the nuoL gene encoding NADH-quinone oxidoreductase subunit L; amino-acid sequence: MFSYAPLIIVFPFIGFLVLGIFGSRMKNEKLVGAIGCGTVGFSFLFALILFVQMLGVEPEQRKQSVELFTWLSTFTGSSSSLTVNVAYQIDQLSILMTLIVTGVGFLIHIYSIGYMHDDAGFWRFFAYLNLFIFAMLTLVLADNFLLMFLGWEGVGLCSYLLIGFWYEKKFTGDAAKKAFIVNRIGDFGFILGMLLIYSTFGSLNFNAVFNSASLLSVGNTTALWITLLLFVGAMGKSAQIPLYVWLPDAMAGPTPVSALIHAATMVTAGVYMVARCSILFALAPVTMEFIAIVGAVTAVFAATIGLVQNDIKKVLAYSTISQLGYMFLAMGVAAFSAGIFHLMTHAFFKALLFLGSGAVIHAMHDEQDIQKMGGLKKYLPVTYKTFLIGAIAIAGIPPFAGFFSKDEILWRAFSSEQGSWILWLLGVFGAAMTAFYMFRLVTLTFEGKERFSTKGGSASGGDHHHVHPHEAPKTMTVPLIILAVLSIIGGFVGIPHVSAIENWLEPVFSPAQYKLLAGEHAGGIMEYLLMFVSVAIAASCIYVARWIYLQREELAVSLAKRYPRIYRTLLNKYYVDEIYDAVIVDPTVKISNDILWKAMDVTMIDGSVNGSAKIINGVGQILRKIQTGVAQSYAVVFIGGILFVITWLLLR
- the nuoK gene encoding NADH-quinone oxidoreductase subunit NuoK — its product is MVPLNSYLILSAVMFIIGAMGVVTRRNAIIVFLSIELMLNSVNLTLVAFSAFFGDATGQVLVFFVMTVAAAEAAVGLAIVIALFRRKQTINLDEINIMKW
- a CDS encoding NADH-quinone oxidoreductase subunit J, with the protein product MTLEEILFYIFATGGIVSAMLVVTRRNPIISAIYLIVNFFCLAGIYLTLHAQFIAVIQILVYAGAIMVLFVFVIMLLNLGDERRLRDGFTWKKVAAGGFSFGVLMELIYIFMMQTGTPSIEMERATNIGTVEAVGRVLFTRFLFPFEVTSLLLTAAIVGAIVLAKKKLN
- a CDS encoding ABC transporter permease; protein product: MKSKAFQVAVWEFSEKVKSKAFIISLVVMPVIMVLFGVLPGLLISRPDADATVVGIIDETDSIVGPLARRLDEKYKLPDGQPNYVIRNLSLPGATEKKKMTANSMVTTGDITGYFYFPPVIFDSGKVEYRSENVSNIKIQERFSRTIEEVIVESRILKQGLDPALIKKITADINVKSIKVSEKGDEKETGFLETFFSGYVVIMMLMFLVLTSGQLLIRSVVEEKTNRVIEVLLSSCSARDLMVGKILGLSGLGIVQMLIWGMIGFAVSLKTGANIFTTMNLMLSLVYFILGYIFYSAIFVAAGSPVTTEQEAQQITTYVSLLLVFPMVLAMPVMQNANSVWIKVLSFIPLLTPTLMVLRISVQMPATWEIIGTIALLIISSIVMMWAAGKIFRVAVLSYGKRPTLPELLRWVREK
- a CDS encoding ATP-binding cassette domain-containing protein produces the protein MLKISNLRKEYDNVVAVDGVSLEVKRGELFGLLGPNGAGKTTTIRTVLNIIQPDSGEIRFDGKPFTQEMWNSIGYLPEERGLYRKSKIINTILYFASLKGLAAKQAKPLAFYWLERFGLKNEGHRKIEELSKGNQQKVQLILSILHRPELLILDEPFTGLDPVNQVLLKDVLLELRQQNTAIVFSTHQMEQVEKMCDNICLINKGKPVLSGELFEIKKQYGTNSIHLEYEGDGEFLKSFSFIRRADVYQNYAELELTDISKSSELLVSLNGKLSLRKFEIVEPSLNSIFINVVGGPEKIEQASEKPIPVSQIQQKSTDALVMKEGRVRKALFSLIGMAILTLAFTMFALSQIHPQLMTVGILSAVTILSAVRFFQTKKKVKQEFISKASPKERL
- the asnS gene encoding asparagine--tRNA ligase, whose protein sequence is MARIYINELAQHVGEEVQLHGWVYNKRSSGKVKFLLLRDGTGIVQAVIVKGQVSDEVINLFESLTQESSLSIRGKVRKEDRAPGGYELDLTDIPKIYQIAHEYPITPKEHGIEFLADRRHLWLRSARQHAIMRVRHRIIKAIRDFFDGRGFTLVDSPILTPAACEGTSTLFDTDYFDLGKAYLTQSGQLYAEASAMAMGKVYCFGPTFRAEKSKTRRHLTEFWMVEPEVAFNDLNDDMDLAEDFLEYIVQSVLKDCLPELKALERDITKLQNVKKPLPRITYDEAVKILLDKGLPFEWGNDLGGTDETVVSEQFDRPVMVHRYPSEVKAFYMKRDPDNLKVALAVDVLAPEGYGEIIGGSQREDDLDVLLARIKEHKLPQEAFEWYVDLRRFGSVPHSGFGLGVERTVGWICGLEHVRETIPFPRMIYRNTP
- a CDS encoding deoxynucleoside kinase, producing MFEHQRRAQNESTNIFAGKSMTAELPSEIHYIAIEGVIGVGKTTLARMLSDQLGARLVLEKFEENPFLPNFYKDPEHYAFQTQIFFLLSRYRQQQELFQADLFHAHIVSDYIFEKDKIFAYLTLRDDELKLYENLLVAIEKTIPPPDLVIYLQSSNDRLLANIKKRGREMEKNMSDEYIKELNEAYNYFFFRYKSTPLLIVKATDIDFVNNPEHFEDLLTQILRPNKAPVEYYNPLVKK
- the folK gene encoding 2-amino-4-hydroxy-6-hydroxymethyldihydropteridine diphosphokinase, translated to MSRIFIGLGSNLGDRVKYLHRALSELENLHQTTVKKYSSIYETEPVGVIEQPKFLNMVAELDSTLRPDDLVRQLKEIELRVGRTFREHWGPREIDLDLLYYGGEMLNETALQVPHPEISNRRFVLVPLKEIAAEFQDPLRHLSVEELLQRCSNTSAVRKTNQQISLQVKV
- the folB gene encoding dihydroneopterin aldolase, producing the protein MPKQRKKILGIIRLHNAVFYAYHGVLLDEQNLGGKFEVDVDLHCDLSRGAKSDHLDDTVNYERVYDCIRTLVLEKKHLLLESLASAVGRGILKNFSRVHSVTVKVRKPSAPVKGIIDYVEVELTETRR
- the gltX gene encoding glutamate--tRNA ligase, with protein sequence MENQIRVRFAPSPTGYLHVGGLRTALYNYLLAKHFGGKFILRIEDTDQSRKAEGAVENLIETLKWSGVEYDEGPDRDGGYGPYVQSQRLELYRTYAQELISKDKAYHCFCTSERLQEVRQKQLAAKLSTSYDRHCRNVSREEAERRIAAGEHYVIRMKIPLEGELSFDDVIRGKVTISYNMIDDQVLIKSDGFPTYHLAVVVDDHLMGITHVIRGEEWLSSVPKHILLYQYFGWEIPVLAHLPLLLNPDKSKLSKRQGDVAVEDYRAKGYLKEALVNFIAFLGWNPGDEREIFFMEQLIQEFTLERVGKSGAVFNIEKLNWLNQQHIKLKSNEELAQLIKPQMQSVQLADVDNSYFLNIIGLLKERLSFPKDFIEMSTYFFRDPELFDEAGLKKYWEPETDGQLKLLADRLESLLEFSHTSVETALRQLAEELQIKPTKLIHPTRLALSGRTIGPGLFEMIELLGKETVVRRLRRAIEKFKVV